One segment of Marvinbryantia formatexigens DSM 14469 DNA contains the following:
- a CDS encoding response regulator transcription factor, producing the protein MNILIIEDELHLQEALAASLKKEGYQTDCASDGISGLELALSDRYDVILLDLMLPGLGGYQVLKQLRREKTESAVIILSAKSELEDKIAGLDFGADDYLTKPFQMKELFARIRAVTRRHGEVVRDELVFQDLYLNIRTFTLSSSATSHTLTLGSKEFQLMEYLMRNPKQVISRSRITEKIWGYDSEVEYNNVDVYISFLRKKLKHTGAHVEIRAVRGIGYTLQEAGADL; encoded by the coding sequence TAATTGAGGACGAACTGCATCTGCAGGAAGCGCTCGCGGCTTCTTTAAAAAAAGAAGGTTATCAGACCGACTGCGCTTCCGATGGAATCAGCGGTCTTGAACTTGCACTCAGCGACCGCTATGACGTTATTCTTCTTGATTTGATGCTGCCGGGGCTGGGCGGCTATCAGGTGCTGAAGCAGCTTCGCCGCGAAAAAACAGAATCCGCCGTTATCATTTTATCCGCAAAATCGGAGCTGGAGGACAAAATTGCCGGGCTTGATTTTGGCGCCGATGATTATCTGACCAAACCTTTTCAGATGAAGGAGCTGTTTGCCAGAATCCGCGCTGTCACCAGACGTCACGGGGAGGTCGTCCGGGATGAGCTTGTCTTTCAGGATTTGTATCTGAACATCCGCACCTTCACGCTGTCATCTTCTGCAACATCACATACGCTGACGCTGGGCAGTAAGGAATTTCAGCTCATGGAATACCTTATGCGTAATCCGAAGCAGGTGATTTCAAGAAGCCGTATCACGGAAAAAATCTGGGGATATGATTCTGAAGTTGAATATAACAACGTAGATGTGTATATTTCCTTTTTGCGCAAAAAGCTGAAGCATACCGGCGCGCACGTGGAAATACGCGCTGTCCGCGGCATCGGCTACACTCTCCAGGAAGCGGGTGCAGACCTATGA
- a CDS encoding sensor histidine kinase: MIKKLERKIQWTIFLILTVTTLGIFLVINVTNYQSLVMQEVNYLQKLGTILKKQEPQQPGDAPVQNGSPEPDDVLPQNDSPEPDDVPAQNGSPEPDDALAQNGSPEPKESDTLHGFYHGYIVRIFTDGTVTVSIDEDSVAYTENEIAAIAEELIQSEEHEGMYENLRFLVKILPDKKEVVFLESQAQSRFLASFLRSLTLCLCLMVLFFLAARMLSRRIVQPVEDAFNRQKQFISDASHELKTPITVINANIDLLRAETGENKWMDYIEAEGQRMNALITNLLTLSRISSETPSAGDTAHFCEFDLSGALLGTALSFESIAFERGISYDVEIAENLRYTGSETEICQLTAILLDNAMKYASANGSVRIVLQSCAASEGHSLLPGHRPHRTALLSVSNTGAEIPREELEKIFDRFYRTDKSRNRASGGFGLGLAIAKSIAEKHGGEIHVVSRDGWTTFSVKLPL, from the coding sequence ATGATAAAAAAGCTGGAGCGGAAAATTCAATGGACCATTTTTCTGATTCTCACCGTGACGACGCTGGGCATTTTTCTTGTGATTAATGTCACAAATTACCAGTCGCTTGTTATGCAGGAAGTGAACTATCTCCAAAAGCTGGGAACCATCCTGAAAAAACAGGAGCCGCAGCAGCCGGGCGACGCGCCCGTGCAGAACGGCTCGCCGGAGCCCGATGATGTGCTCCCGCAGAACGACTCGCCGGAGCCCGATGATGTGCCCGCGCAGAATGGTTCACCGGAGCCTGATGATGCGCTCGCGCAGAACGGCTCACCGGAGCCGAAGGAAAGTGACACGCTTCACGGATTTTATCACGGTTATATTGTACGGATTTTCACGGACGGCACGGTAACGGTTTCTATTGATGAGGACAGCGTTGCCTATACGGAAAATGAAATCGCTGCTATTGCAGAAGAGCTAATCCAGTCAGAAGAGCATGAGGGAATGTACGAAAATCTGCGGTTTCTTGTAAAGATACTTCCGGATAAAAAAGAGGTCGTTTTTCTGGAAAGCCAGGCGCAAAGCCGTTTTCTGGCTTCGTTTTTGCGCTCTCTGACATTGTGCCTCTGTCTGATGGTGCTGTTCTTTCTGGCGGCGCGGATGCTCTCGCGCAGAATCGTCCAGCCGGTGGAGGATGCGTTTAACCGGCAGAAACAATTTATATCGGATGCAAGCCATGAGCTGAAGACGCCCATCACCGTAATAAACGCCAATATCGACCTTCTCCGCGCCGAGACCGGAGAAAATAAATGGATGGATTATATCGAAGCGGAAGGGCAGCGCATGAATGCGCTTATCACAAACCTTCTGACGCTCTCCCGCATCAGCTCCGAAACACCCTCCGCCGGGGATACCGCTCATTTCTGCGAATTTGATTTGAGCGGCGCGCTTCTGGGAACAGCACTGTCCTTTGAAAGCATTGCCTTTGAGCGCGGTATCTCCTACGATGTTGAAATTGCCGAAAATCTCCGCTATACCGGCAGCGAGACGGAAATCTGCCAGCTTACCGCTATTTTGCTGGACAACGCCATGAAGTATGCTTCCGCAAACGGCAGTGTCCGGATTGTCCTGCAAAGCTGCGCCGCCTCCGAAGGGCACAGTCTTTTGCCCGGACATCGTCCGCACCGCACGGCGCTTCTTTCTGTTTCCAATACCGGCGCAGAAATTCCGCGGGAGGAACTTGAAAAAATCTTCGACCGGTTTTACCGCACAGATAAATCGAGAAACCGCGCAAGCGGCGGCTTCGGTCTGGGGCTCGCCATTGCAAAATCCATCGCCGAAAAGCACGGCGGTGAAATTCACGTCGTCAGCCGCGACGGATGGACAACCTTTTCTGTAAAACTGCCCCTTTAA